The proteins below come from a single Nocardia higoensis genomic window:
- a CDS encoding DUF402 domain-containing protein produces MTQAPVHVHRPKVEHFDVANKTNTDPKGFVRTVERYQVEPWGLYMARHSDHPEFHYLQSWLLPRLSLRVTVFDFTPACPRDQDFYLDLGVFAQVEPDLWRSVDHYLDIVVRTGRETELLDVDELLAAHATGLLTAAEAQAAVENATRTIDGIAAHGYSLERWLDSLGVTLTWR; encoded by the coding sequence ATGACGCAGGCACCCGTGCACGTGCACCGGCCCAAGGTCGAGCACTTCGATGTGGCGAACAAGACCAACACCGACCCGAAGGGTTTCGTCCGCACGGTCGAGCGTTACCAGGTGGAACCGTGGGGGCTGTACATGGCGCGACACTCCGATCACCCCGAGTTCCACTACCTGCAGTCCTGGCTGCTGCCGCGACTGTCGTTGCGCGTCACCGTCTTCGATTTCACCCCGGCATGTCCCCGCGATCAGGATTTCTACCTCGACCTCGGCGTCTTCGCCCAGGTCGAGCCGGACCTGTGGCGTTCGGTGGACCACTATCTCGACATCGTCGTACGAACCGGACGCGAGACCGAACTGCTCGACGTGGACGAGCTTCTTGCCGCGCACGCCACCGGTTTGCTGACCGCCGCCGAGGCCCAGGCCGCCGTGGAGAACGCGACTCGCACGATCGACGGAATCGCCGCGCACGGATACTCGCTGGAACGGTGGCTCGACTCGCTCGGCGTCACACTCACCTGGCGCTGA
- the rpsA gene encoding 30S ribosomal protein S1, giving the protein MPTTVTSPQVAVNDIGSAEDFLAAIDATIKYFNDGDIVEGTIVKVDRDEVLLDIGYKTEGVIPSRELSIKHDVDPNEVVSVGDEVEALVLTKEDKEGRLILSKKRAQYERAWGTIEELKEKDEAVKGTVIEVVKGGLILDIGLRGFLPASLVEMRRVRDLQPYVGKEIEAKIIELDKNRNNVVLSRRAWLEQTQSEVRSEFLHQLQKGQVRKGVVSSIVNFGAFVDLGGVDGLVHVSELSWKHIDHPSEVVEVGNEVTVEVLDVDLDRERVSLSLKATQEDPWRQFARTHAIGQIVPGKVTKLVPFGAFVRVEEGIEGLVHISELAERHVEVPDQVVAVGDDAMVKVIDIDLERRRISLSLKQANEDYSAEFDPSKYGMADSYDEQGNYIFPEGFDPDTNEWLEGYEKQRDEWESRYAEAERRHKMHTAQMEKMAADAEAEAANGGSGNYSSESGAQSAASQAEPAGGSLASDAQLAALREKLSGNA; this is encoded by the coding sequence ATGCCCACCACCGTCACCTCGCCGCAGGTAGCCGTCAACGACATCGGCTCCGCCGAGGATTTCCTCGCCGCCATCGACGCCACGATCAAGTACTTCAACGACGGCGACATCGTCGAAGGAACCATCGTCAAGGTCGACCGCGACGAGGTCCTGCTCGACATCGGTTACAAGACCGAAGGCGTCATCCCCTCCCGCGAGCTGTCCATCAAGCACGATGTCGACCCCAACGAGGTCGTTTCCGTGGGCGATGAGGTCGAGGCTCTTGTTCTCACCAAGGAGGACAAGGAAGGCCGCCTGATCCTGTCGAAGAAGCGGGCGCAGTACGAGCGTGCGTGGGGCACCATCGAGGAGCTCAAGGAGAAGGACGAGGCCGTCAAGGGCACCGTCATCGAGGTCGTCAAGGGCGGCCTGATCCTCGACATCGGTCTGCGCGGCTTCCTTCCCGCCTCGCTGGTCGAGATGCGTCGTGTCCGCGACCTCCAGCCGTACGTCGGCAAGGAGATCGAGGCCAAGATCATCGAGCTCGACAAGAACCGCAACAACGTGGTCCTGTCGCGTCGCGCCTGGCTCGAGCAGACCCAGTCCGAGGTCCGTAGCGAGTTCCTGCACCAGCTGCAGAAGGGCCAGGTCCGCAAGGGTGTGGTCTCCTCGATCGTCAACTTCGGCGCCTTCGTCGATCTGGGCGGCGTGGACGGCTTGGTGCACGTCTCCGAGCTGTCCTGGAAGCACATCGACCACCCGTCCGAGGTCGTCGAGGTCGGCAACGAGGTCACCGTCGAGGTCCTCGACGTCGATCTGGATCGCGAGCGCGTCTCCCTGTCGCTCAAGGCGACCCAGGAAGATCCGTGGCGTCAGTTCGCTCGCACCCACGCCATCGGCCAGATCGTGCCGGGCAAGGTCACCAAGCTGGTTCCGTTCGGTGCCTTCGTCCGCGTCGAAGAGGGCATCGAGGGCCTGGTGCACATCTCCGAGCTGGCCGAGCGCCACGTCGAGGTGCCGGACCAGGTCGTGGCCGTCGGCGACGACGCGATGGTCAAGGTTATCGACATCGACCTGGAGCGTCGCCGGATCTCGCTGAGCCTGAAGCAGGCCAACGAGGACTACAGCGCCGAGTTCGACCCGTCGAAGTACGGCATGGCCGACAGCTACGACGAGCAGGGCAACTACATCTTCCCCGAAGGCTTCGACCCCGACACCAACGAGTGGCTCGAGGGTTACGAGAAGCAGCGGGACGAGTGGGAGTCGCGCTACGCCGAGGCCGAGCGTCGTCACAAGATGCACACGGCTCAGATGGAGAAGATGGCGGCCGACGCCGAGGCCGAAGCGGCCAACGGCGGCAGCGGCAACTACTCCTCCGAGAGCGGTGCGCAGTCGGCCGCGAGCCAGGCCGAGCCGGCCGGTGGTTCGCTGGCCAGCGACGCGCAGCTCGCCGCGCTGCGGGAGAAGCTGTCCGGCAACGCCTGA
- a CDS encoding class I SAM-dependent methyltransferase: protein MSDDRHAKANATLGTTGIARTRLSSADSQRASRRWWDADADDYHRTHAEFLGVDAPGGEFVWCPEGLHEGDVHLLGEDLAGKRVLEIGCGSAPCARWLTGQGAYAVGLDLSMGMLRRGLAAMAQSAPHQPRTPLVQAGAESLPFADESFDAACSAFGAVPFVADSAAVMREVARVLRPGGRWVFSVNHPMRWVFPDDPGPDGLRATIPYFDRTPYVEVDADGEPTYVEHHRTIGDRVREIVAAGLLIDDLVEPDWPEWLEREWGQWSPLRGEIFPGTAIFVTHKPA, encoded by the coding sequence GTGTCGGATGATCGCCATGCGAAAGCGAACGCAACGCTGGGTACCACGGGTATCGCCAGAACGCGGCTGAGTTCGGCCGACAGCCAGCGCGCCAGCCGCCGCTGGTGGGACGCCGATGCCGACGACTATCACCGCACGCACGCGGAGTTCCTCGGCGTCGACGCACCCGGCGGCGAATTCGTCTGGTGCCCGGAGGGCCTGCACGAGGGAGATGTACACCTGCTCGGCGAGGACCTGGCGGGCAAACGCGTCCTCGAGATCGGCTGCGGATCCGCCCCGTGCGCGCGTTGGCTCACCGGACAGGGCGCCTACGCCGTCGGCCTGGATCTGTCGATGGGAATGCTGCGGCGCGGGCTGGCGGCGATGGCGCAGTCCGCTCCCCACCAACCCCGGACGCCGCTGGTGCAAGCGGGCGCCGAGTCGCTGCCCTTCGCCGACGAGTCCTTCGACGCCGCCTGCTCGGCTTTCGGCGCGGTACCGTTCGTGGCCGATTCGGCGGCGGTGATGCGCGAGGTCGCTCGGGTGTTGCGGCCGGGCGGTCGCTGGGTGTTCTCGGTGAACCATCCGATGCGCTGGGTCTTCCCCGACGATCCCGGCCCCGACGGGTTGCGCGCGACCATCCCGTATTTCGACCGCACCCCGTACGTGGAGGTCGACGCCGACGGCGAGCCGACCTACGTCGAGCATCACCGCACGATCGGCGACCGGGTGCGCGAGATCGTCGCCGCCGGGTTGCTGATCGACGACCTGGTCGAGCCGGACTGGCCGGAGTGGCTGGAGCGGGAGTGGGGGCAGTGGAGCCCGCTGCGCGGCGAGATCTTCCCCGGTACCGCCATTTTCGTCACGCACAAACCGGCGTGA
- a CDS encoding toxin-antitoxin system HicB family antitoxin: protein MAERKKVLLRLDPAVHEAIARWAADDLRSINAQIEYALRLALEQAGRKPKPGARPDGELG from the coding sequence ATGGCCGAACGGAAGAAGGTGCTGCTGCGGCTCGACCCGGCCGTCCACGAGGCGATCGCCCGGTGGGCGGCCGACGACCTGCGCAGCATCAACGCGCAGATCGAGTACGCGTTACGGCTGGCCCTGGAGCAGGCCGGGCGCAAGCCGAAGCCCGGCGCTCGACCCGATGGCGAACTCGGCTGA
- a CDS encoding SPFH domain-containing protein, which produces MEFRPASRVNGFLVLLALLVLLLVFGGAAALGFVAAAGGDNVPALIAAIAACVGVVVLLLSATGLTVVNPNEAKVVQFFGRYIGSVSEPGFYSVIPLTDRKSISLRVRNFETQKLKVNDADGNPVEIGAVVVYKVVDSFKAAFSVDDYEEYVETQSEAAVRHLATTHPYDAHDVGRTSLRDGTEIAEELTVELRERTAMAGIEVIEARITHLAYAPEIAQAMLVRQQAAQVVAARTHIVEGAVGMVSMALDRLTAQGVVELDEERRAAMVSNLLVVLCGDRATQPVVNAGSLY; this is translated from the coding sequence ATGGAGTTTCGGCCCGCGTCGCGCGTCAACGGATTCCTCGTACTGCTGGCGTTGCTGGTGCTGTTGCTCGTCTTCGGTGGTGCGGCCGCGCTCGGCTTCGTCGCCGCGGCCGGCGGTGACAACGTGCCCGCGCTGATCGCCGCCATCGCGGCCTGCGTGGGGGTTGTCGTCCTGCTCCTGTCGGCCACCGGGCTGACCGTGGTCAACCCCAACGAGGCGAAGGTGGTGCAGTTCTTCGGCCGGTACATCGGGTCGGTGAGCGAGCCCGGCTTCTACTCGGTGATCCCGCTGACCGACCGCAAGTCCATCTCTCTGCGGGTACGCAACTTCGAGACCCAGAAACTCAAGGTCAACGACGCCGACGGCAACCCGGTCGAGATCGGCGCGGTGGTCGTCTACAAGGTGGTCGACAGTTTCAAGGCGGCCTTCTCGGTCGACGACTACGAGGAGTACGTGGAGACCCAGTCCGAGGCCGCGGTCCGGCACCTGGCCACCACGCACCCCTACGACGCGCACGACGTCGGGCGCACCAGCCTGCGCGACGGCACCGAGATCGCCGAGGAGCTGACCGTCGAGCTGCGCGAACGCACCGCGATGGCGGGCATCGAGGTGATCGAGGCGCGCATCACCCACCTGGCGTACGCGCCGGAGATCGCCCAAGCCATGCTGGTCCGTCAGCAGGCGGCGCAGGTGGTCGCCGCCCGCACACACATCGTGGAGGGAGCGGTCGGGATGGTCAGCATGGCACTGGATCGGCTCACCGCGCAGGGGGTGGTCGAACTCGACGAGGAGCGCCGCGCGGCGATGGTGTCGAACCTGCTGGTCGTGCTCTGCGGCGACCGCGCGACACAGCCGGTGGTCAACGCCGGATCGCTGTACTAG
- a CDS encoding amino acid ABC transporter ATP-binding protein, which translates to MIRAERVCKSFGALRVLAGVSLEVARGEVMCLIGPSGSGKSTFLRCINHLEQVDAGRLYVDGELVGYRQKGDKLYELHPREAARQRRDIGMVFQHFNLFPHRTALENIIEAPTQVKKVPKAEAVERGRELLRRVGMADKADAYPAQLSGGQQQRVAIARALAMDPKLMLFDEPTSALDPELVGEVLTVMRELADSGMTMVVVTHEMGFAREVADQLVFMDGGVVVESGPPREVLAEPKQERTKTFLSRLL; encoded by the coding sequence ATGATCCGCGCCGAGCGGGTGTGCAAGAGCTTCGGCGCGCTGCGGGTGCTCGCGGGTGTCTCGCTCGAGGTGGCGCGCGGGGAGGTGATGTGCCTGATCGGCCCGTCCGGCTCGGGCAAATCGACCTTCCTGCGCTGTATCAACCATCTCGAGCAGGTCGACGCGGGACGGCTCTATGTCGACGGCGAACTGGTCGGTTACCGGCAGAAGGGCGACAAACTCTACGAACTGCATCCGCGTGAGGCGGCCAGGCAGCGCCGCGACATCGGCATGGTGTTTCAGCACTTCAATCTGTTCCCGCACCGCACCGCGCTGGAGAACATCATCGAGGCGCCGACCCAGGTCAAGAAGGTGCCCAAGGCCGAGGCCGTCGAGCGCGGGCGCGAACTGCTCAGGAGGGTCGGCATGGCCGACAAGGCCGACGCCTACCCCGCGCAGCTGTCCGGCGGCCAGCAGCAGCGCGTCGCCATCGCCCGCGCGCTGGCGATGGATCCCAAGCTCATGCTCTTCGACGAGCCGACCTCGGCGCTGGATCCGGAACTGGTCGGCGAGGTGCTCACCGTGATGCGAGAACTCGCCGACAGCGGGATGACGATGGTGGTGGTGACCCACGAGATGGGCTTCGCCAGGGAGGTCGCGGATCAGCTGGTGTTCATGGACGGCGGCGTGGTCGTCGAATCCGGCCCGCCCCGTGAGGTGCTGGCCGAGCCGAAGCAGGAGCGTACGAAGACCTTCCTGTCCCGCCTGCTCTGA
- a CDS encoding amino acid ABC transporter permease — translation MLEPEPIRAVPLRRPGRWIAAAVILVLAGLFVYGAATNDAYQWGTYGRYLFDTRILSGAVVTLELTVLAMLIAIVLGTVLAVMRLSPNPVLRATSWVYLWIFRGTPVFVQLVFWGLFPSLYKQIVLGVPFGPSFFELDVQNLQAAFTFAVIGLGLNEAAYMAEIVRAGINSVGEGQREASIALGMSWSQTMRRTVLPQSMRVVIPPTGNELIGMLKTTSLVTAIPLSTDLYGRARDIYGVNFQPIPLLLVTATWYLAITSVLMVGQYYLERHYSRGVSRQLTARQLRALADAQKPDVAK, via the coding sequence ATGCTGGAGCCCGAGCCGATCCGGGCGGTGCCCCTGCGCAGGCCGGGGCGGTGGATCGCGGCGGCGGTGATTCTGGTCCTGGCCGGACTGTTCGTCTACGGCGCGGCCACCAACGATGCCTACCAGTGGGGCACCTACGGCCGCTACCTGTTCGACACCCGCATCCTGTCCGGCGCGGTGGTCACCCTCGAACTGACCGTGCTGGCCATGCTGATCGCGATCGTGCTCGGCACCGTGCTGGCCGTCATGCGCTTGTCGCCGAATCCGGTGCTGCGCGCGACTTCGTGGGTCTATCTGTGGATCTTCCGCGGCACCCCGGTATTCGTGCAGTTGGTGTTCTGGGGCCTGTTCCCCTCGCTCTACAAGCAGATCGTTCTCGGGGTGCCGTTCGGGCCGAGCTTCTTCGAACTGGACGTGCAGAATCTGCAGGCCGCGTTCACCTTCGCGGTGATCGGTCTCGGGCTCAACGAGGCGGCCTACATGGCCGAGATCGTGCGCGCGGGCATCAACTCGGTCGGGGAGGGGCAGCGGGAGGCCTCGATCGCGCTGGGCATGTCCTGGTCGCAGACCATGCGCCGCACGGTCCTGCCGCAGTCGATGCGGGTCGTCATCCCACCCACCGGCAACGAACTCATCGGCATGCTCAAGACCACCTCGCTGGTCACGGCCATCCCGCTGAGCACCGACCTGTACGGCCGCGCCCGTGACATCTACGGCGTGAACTTCCAGCCCATCCCGTTGTTGCTGGTCACCGCCACCTGGTACCTGGCTATCACCAGCGTGCTCATGGTCGGGCAGTACTACCTGGAACGGCATTACTCGCGGGGCGTGTCACGGCAGTTGACCGCCAGGCAATTGCGGGCACTGGCCGACGCGCAGAAACCGGATGTGGCGAAATGA
- a CDS encoding ABC transporter substrate-binding protein has translation MRALCVVFGGALILSGCTTNTEGSGDEVAEVEVSEVSEIAATLPDDIAQAGKLVVGVNVPYQPNEYKDASGNIVGFDVDLMNAVTAVLGIEAEYVESAFEKIIPAIQAGTYDVGMSSITDSAEREKQVDFTTYFNAGIQWAQQTGKPIDPDNACGLRVAVQATTVEHTDEVPAKSDKCVAEGKAPIDIKAFDEQSAATNALVQGQVDAMSADSPVTAYAVKQSGGKIELAGPVFDSAPYGWAVEKGSPLAAALQAAVNHLIENGQYKQITENWGVQEGAITESVINGAVS, from the coding sequence GTGCGAGCGTTGTGCGTGGTGTTCGGCGGCGCGCTGATCCTGAGCGGGTGCACGACCAACACCGAGGGCTCCGGTGACGAGGTCGCCGAAGTCGAGGTCTCCGAGGTCTCCGAAATCGCCGCGACGTTGCCCGATGACATCGCGCAGGCGGGCAAGCTGGTGGTCGGGGTCAACGTGCCCTATCAGCCCAACGAGTACAAGGACGCCTCGGGCAACATCGTCGGATTCGACGTGGACCTGATGAACGCCGTGACCGCGGTGCTCGGTATCGAGGCCGAATACGTGGAATCGGCGTTCGAGAAGATCATCCCGGCGATTCAGGCCGGCACCTACGACGTCGGCATGTCGTCGATCACCGACTCCGCGGAGCGTGAGAAGCAGGTCGACTTCACCACTTACTTCAACGCGGGCATCCAGTGGGCGCAGCAGACCGGTAAGCCGATCGACCCGGACAATGCCTGCGGCCTGCGGGTCGCCGTGCAGGCCACCACCGTCGAGCACACCGACGAGGTACCCGCCAAGAGCGACAAGTGCGTGGCCGAGGGCAAGGCGCCCATCGACATCAAGGCCTTCGACGAGCAGAGCGCGGCCACCAACGCCCTGGTCCAAGGTCAGGTCGACGCCATGTCGGCGGATTCGCCGGTCACCGCGTACGCGGTCAAGCAGAGCGGCGGCAAGATCGAACTCGCCGGCCCGGTCTTCGACTCCGCCCCGTACGGCTGGGCCGTCGAGAAGGGCTCGCCCCTGGCGGCCGCCCTGCAGGCCGCGGTCAATCACCTGATCGAGAACGGCCAGTACAAGCAGATCACCGAGAACTGGGGTGTGCAGGAAGGCGCCATCACCGAGTCGGTGATCAACGGGGCCGTGAGCTGA
- a CDS encoding acyl-CoA synthetase — MVSPREIVRTAADGVAAVRVLSKRGMIDPLRPAETLRTVRDSKIYGPFTTVMRHGVRAHRDSPALVDERGTLTFAELDRQSDALAHGLAAAGLGADTVLASLCRDHRGMILTMLAAGKLGARLVLMNTGFAKPQLADVSIREKVQAILYDSEFAAVVEAVPATTKRFLTWVDEPIPGDTTPTIDALVAAHSDGPPPAPPAEPGGIVILTSGTTGTPKGAPRDKVSPLTSAQFLDRIPLPKEDTIVMAAPVFHGTGLSQLGLGWGLGNKVVLRQRKFDPEATVAAIAEHRAATLVLVPTMLQRIVDLGPEVLSRYDTSSLRVIFAAGSAMSPDLSARTEAAFGEVLYNLYASTEVAVAAVATPRDMREAPGTVGRPPVGCRVAIYDEQRRKVTEPGVVGTIFVSSGLSFSGYTDGRTKETVDGLLSSGDVGHFDAAGRLFIDGRDDDMIISGGENVFPLEVENLLVERPDVLEAAVVGVPDRDFGKRLRAFVVTTADAARDPQEIKDYVKANLARHKVPRDVVFLDELPRNATGKLLRRALEEQESTAG; from the coding sequence ATGGTTTCGCCACGGGAGATCGTGCGAACGGCAGCCGATGGGGTCGCCGCGGTGAGGGTGCTGAGCAAGCGCGGGATGATCGACCCGTTGCGACCCGCGGAAACGCTGCGCACCGTGCGCGACTCGAAGATCTACGGTCCTTTCACGACGGTGATGCGACACGGGGTGCGCGCCCACCGCGATTCCCCCGCGCTCGTCGACGAGCGCGGCACCCTCACGTTCGCCGAACTCGACCGGCAGTCCGACGCCCTGGCTCACGGCCTGGCCGCGGCCGGGCTGGGCGCCGACACGGTGCTCGCCTCGCTGTGCCGCGATCACCGCGGCATGATCCTGACCATGCTGGCGGCGGGCAAGCTCGGCGCGCGTCTGGTGCTGATGAACACCGGCTTCGCCAAGCCGCAACTGGCCGACGTGTCGATTCGCGAGAAGGTCCAGGCGATCCTGTACGACAGCGAGTTCGCGGCGGTCGTCGAAGCGGTGCCCGCGACCACCAAGCGCTTCCTGACCTGGGTCGACGAACCGATTCCCGGCGACACCACGCCGACGATCGACGCGCTCGTCGCAGCCCATTCCGACGGCCCGCCGCCCGCGCCGCCCGCCGAGCCCGGCGGGATCGTGATCCTGACCAGCGGCACCACCGGAACGCCGAAGGGCGCGCCGCGCGACAAGGTCTCACCGCTGACCTCGGCCCAGTTCCTCGATCGCATCCCACTGCCGAAAGAGGACACCATCGTCATGGCCGCGCCGGTCTTCCACGGCACCGGGCTGTCCCAGCTCGGATTGGGCTGGGGCCTGGGCAACAAGGTGGTGCTGCGTCAGCGCAAGTTCGACCCGGAAGCCACCGTCGCGGCGATCGCCGAGCATCGCGCCGCCACCCTGGTTCTGGTGCCGACCATGCTGCAGCGCATCGTCGATCTCGGCCCGGAGGTCCTCTCCCGCTACGACACCTCGTCGTTGCGGGTGATCTTCGCGGCCGGCTCCGCGATGTCACCGGATCTGAGCGCGCGCACCGAAGCGGCCTTCGGCGAGGTCCTGTACAACCTCTACGCCTCCACCGAGGTCGCCGTCGCCGCCGTCGCCACCCCACGCGACATGCGCGAAGCGCCGGGCACGGTGGGCCGCCCGCCGGTCGGTTGCCGGGTGGCGATCTACGACGAACAGCGCAGGAAGGTCACCGAACCGGGCGTGGTCGGCACGATCTTCGTCTCCAGTGGCCTGAGTTTCAGCGGTTACACCGACGGCCGCACCAAAGAGACCGTCGACGGCCTGCTCTCCAGTGGTGACGTCGGGCATTTCGACGCCGCGGGCAGGCTGTTCATCGACGGCCGCGACGACGACATGATCATCTCCGGCGGCGAGAACGTCTTCCCGTTGGAGGTGGAGAACTTGCTGGTGGAGCGGCCCGACGTGCTCGAGGCCGCGGTGGTCGGCGTGCCCGATCGCGATTTCGGCAAGCGCCTGCGCGCCTTCGTCGTCACCACCGCGGACGCCGCCCGCGATCCACAGGAGATCAAGGACTACGTCAAGGCGAACCTGGCCCGTCACAAGGTGCCCCGCGATGTCGTCTTCCTCGACGAACTGCCCCGCAACGCCACCGGCAAGCTGCTGCGCCGCGCGCTCGAGGAACAGGAGAGCACCGCCGGCTAA
- a CDS encoding PRC-barrel domain-containing protein, producing the protein MAQSLLDSVIGSTVLDANGETVGAVEEIYIDDDSGSPTWVAVATDMVEGNSLVPLSGAQHRYDRESLRVQVSKERVRTAPHRDRDGGVSRRAEAELFAHYGIDPRRSGWDTYGRHRIHPGSEEPLTHGPATQPDRHASTRTEPVASVRLRRYVAAER; encoded by the coding sequence ATGGCTCAGTCATTGCTCGACTCCGTGATCGGCAGCACGGTTCTCGACGCCAACGGCGAAACGGTCGGCGCCGTCGAAGAGATCTACATCGACGACGACAGCGGTTCGCCGACATGGGTGGCGGTCGCCACCGACATGGTCGAAGGCAATTCGCTGGTGCCGCTCTCCGGTGCCCAGCATCGGTACGACCGCGAATCGCTCCGAGTCCAGGTGAGCAAGGAACGCGTGCGCACGGCCCCGCATCGCGATCGCGACGGCGGAGTCAGCCGCAGGGCCGAAGCAGAACTGTTCGCGCACTACGGCATCGACCCGCGCCGCAGCGGCTGGGACACCTACGGACGCCATCGCATCCACCCCGGATCCGAGGAGCCCCTCACCCACGGACCCGCGACACAGCCCGATCGCCACGCCTCGACGCGCACGGAGCCGGTCGCCTCAGTGCGCCTGCGCAGGTACGTCGCCGCGGAGCGGTGA
- a CDS encoding PRC-barrel domain-containing protein, which translates to MARSLLDSLLDSTVLDADGDKIGRVKQIYLDNDSGSPTWVAVSTGLFSSDSLVPLVGARRQGDKDAVRVQVSKAQVKSAPNLDSDGRISRDAEAELFSHYGIDPGQSAWDHGGQLMRSGSVDPMSRGRGDAAPREGDPVRSEEQLAFGAERPVGKHHRRPDELRDRW; encoded by the coding sequence ATGGCTCGGTCACTGCTCGATTCCTTGCTCGACAGCACGGTTCTCGACGCCGACGGCGACAAGATCGGCAGAGTGAAGCAGATCTACCTCGACAACGACAGCGGTTCCCCCACCTGGGTCGCGGTGTCCACCGGATTGTTCTCCAGCGATTCGCTGGTACCTCTGGTGGGTGCCCGGCGCCAGGGTGACAAGGATGCCGTGCGGGTGCAGGTGAGCAAGGCCCAAGTCAAGTCCGCCCCGAACCTGGACTCCGACGGTCGTATCAGCCGCGACGCCGAGGCCGAATTGTTCTCCCATTACGGCATCGATCCGGGGCAGTCGGCCTGGGACCACGGCGGTCAGCTGATGCGCTCCGGCTCCGTCGATCCGATGTCTCGGGGGCGCGGCGACGCCGCACCGCGCGAGGGGGACCCGGTCCGCTCCGAGGAGCAGCTCGCGTTCGGCGCCGAGCGTCCGGTCGGCAAGCATCACCGTCGTCCGGACGAGCTCCGCGACCGCTGGTGA
- a CDS encoding isocitrate/isopropylmalate dehydrogenase family protein → MPRRLGLIEGDGIGPEVVRSARAVVDEAVSAVGGAPIEWVPAVIGHRAIAEFGHPLPERTIEVLAGLDAWVLGPHDNVSYPAEFRASTPPGGAIRKRFDLYANIRPARAFPGVRAAALGIDLVVVRENSEGFYADRNMFAGSGEFQPTADMAMSIAVITRAASERIAHQAMRLAASRRKKVTIVHKANVLPRTMGLFRDVCYEVARAYPDVRVDDEHVDAAAAHLVRAPGDYDVVVTENLFGDILSDLAGQLSGSLGTAPSLNCSATRAMAQAVHGAAPDIAGHNRADPVAMQLSAAMLLRWLGTRDGDATLTHAAERIDAAVAATFAAGIATADLGGTASTAAFTEQVCARTHRR, encoded by the coding sequence ATCCCGAGACGGCTCGGCCTGATCGAAGGCGACGGCATCGGTCCCGAGGTCGTCCGGTCCGCCCGCGCGGTGGTCGACGAAGCGGTGTCGGCGGTCGGTGGCGCGCCGATCGAATGGGTGCCCGCCGTCATCGGCCATCGGGCGATCGCGGAGTTCGGCCACCCGCTGCCGGAGCGGACGATCGAGGTGCTCGCGGGGCTGGACGCCTGGGTGCTCGGCCCGCACGACAATGTCTCCTACCCCGCTGAGTTCCGGGCCTCGACGCCGCCGGGTGGTGCGATCCGCAAGCGCTTCGACCTCTACGCCAATATCCGCCCGGCGCGTGCCTTCCCCGGCGTGCGGGCCGCGGCCCTCGGGATCGACCTGGTGGTGGTGCGGGAGAACAGCGAAGGTTTCTACGCCGATCGGAACATGTTCGCCGGATCGGGCGAGTTCCAGCCCACCGCCGACATGGCCATGTCGATCGCGGTCATCACCCGCGCGGCCAGCGAGCGGATCGCGCACCAGGCGATGCGGCTGGCCGCGAGCCGCCGCAAGAAGGTGACCATCGTGCACAAGGCGAACGTGCTGCCGCGCACCATGGGGCTGTTCCGCGATGTCTGCTACGAGGTGGCGAGGGCATATCCCGATGTGCGAGTCGACGACGAGCACGTCGACGCTGCCGCCGCCCACCTGGTGCGCGCCCCGGGCGACTACGACGTGGTGGTCACCGAGAACCTCTTCGGCGACATCCTCTCCGACCTCGCCGGCCAGCTCAGCGGATCGCTGGGCACCGCGCCGTCGCTGAACTGCTCGGCGACCCGCGCGATGGCCCAGGCGGTGCACGGCGCGGCCCCCGACATCGCCGGGCACAATCGCGCCGACCCCGTGGCGATGCAGCTGTCCGCGGCGATGTTGTTGCGGTGGTTGGGAACTCGCGACGGCGATGCGACGCTCACCCACGCCGCCGAACGCATCGACGCGGCGGTGGCGGCCACCTTCGCGGCGGGCATCGCCACAGCCGACCTCGGCGGCACGGCCTCGACCGCGGCGTTCACCGAGCAGGTGTGTGCGCGGACGCATCGCCGCTGA
- the trxA gene encoding thioredoxin: MATQTLTQQNFDEVVTGNDVVLVDFWAEWCGPCRSFAPTYEASSTKHPDVVHGKVDTEAEQGLAAAANIRSIPTIMAFREGVLVFAQPGALPPAALEDLVTQVKALDMDEVRKQLAEQQSAGE; the protein is encoded by the coding sequence ATGGCGACCCAGACGCTCACCCAGCAGAATTTCGACGAAGTAGTCACCGGCAACGACGTGGTGCTGGTCGATTTCTGGGCCGAATGGTGCGGACCGTGCCGCAGCTTCGCGCCCACCTACGAAGCTTCTTCGACCAAGCATCCCGACGTCGTGCACGGCAAGGTGGACACCGAGGCCGAGCAGGGCTTGGCCGCCGCCGCCAATATCCGCTCGATCCCGACCATCATGGCCTTCCGCGAGGGCGTGCTCGTGTTCGCACAGCCCGGGGCGCTGCCGCCCGCCGCGCTCGAGGACCTGGTCACACAGGTGAAGGCGCTGGACATGGACGAGGTGCGCAAGCAGCTCGCCGAGCAGCAGTCCGCCGGGGAGTAG